The nucleotide window GGTTCGTCCACGATAGACTCCCCCAACCCAGAGAATGCAGAAGCGATTCCACACGACCGTTGTATCCAAGCTTAGATACAGCCGCCTCTCTCCCCACTCTGACAAGGCTTGCTTCATCAGGGCATGGTGAGCACCCATCACATCAAGGCGTCGATTCGATAACCATCGTCGGAATCGTCGTTGATAGGATTGAGCGATGGTGCCACGACTGACGACATGAACCCTGAATCGGCTTAGATGCACACTCTGGCTTTGCAGGATACCGATGACCATCCAGCACAGCGTTTGGAGGTGACGGGCATCTTGCCACTGGATCTCACATTGACGTAGATATTAGTTGAGCGCATCATATAAACGGGAAGTTGGGAGCATCGATTTACCTGATGTTGTGTCGTTACTTCTCAGCCTAAATCAGGCTCTCCTTCCCGTCTAGTCTTTGCTCCAAGCTTCTGCTTTTTTGTCAGTCTGCCAGGGGATAACACCCAGATTTTCAGGATTTAAACAGAAAAATTGATAGTTAAGTCCGGAAAATTGGCATCTTTTCCGTCACATTCGATAGTTAAGTATGGAGATTGGGGTGCTTATCCGTCACATGTGCTGGATAACACCCCGTATACCGGACTTATCCATCATCTCCATATCGGTATTTCAGCCACCGCATTTGGGCGATCGCCAAGACCTCCTCGCCACCATCCAAAACCTCCTCAAACGCCGCTTTGCCCATGCCGGAGACTGGAGCATTCCCCTCCCCTATCCCCAACGAGATACCATCCCCCAGTTCATCCCCCGAAGTCCCAACGTGGTGATTAGCGTCCACACCAAATACGTGACCTAACACCCAAAAAAGGGAGTATGAGGCAACAGCACCATACTCCCATCCACCATCGCTAAATATTCACTCCAGCCCTTCAATCGATGATTAAGTTACGTATAGTTAGTAGACACTAACCTCTTCAATCCCCCGCTTTAGGTCAGAAATAGCTGTATTCTGGCCGACAGTTATATTTCTTTACCACTACAGCACCCTTTTTTGAGTACATTGCTTTTATTAGTGTTCATACCGTAGCGATTCCCGATGGTGCGAATGAAACGCACAATTAAACCTGTGCATTCAGAGTTTGCCTCCCTGCTCCATTCGCAGCTCAACGGGCGATCGCTCCTCGCAATGACGACCATTTTCTAGGAGAGTCCTATGACATCTGCTCGCTGGCTCAGGGCGTTAGTCCCCATTTGCCTTAGCCTGCTCCTTGTAGTGACGGCTTGCAGCAAACCTCCGTCCCGTTACGACCAAGTTCAAGAAGCAACCACCGGACGGAATGCTCCTGCCGCTGTTGATAAGGAGGCGGTACAAGGGTCAACCTTCAATAAATTTTTTCCCTCCGGAACTGGTGATTATGAGGTCGTTCCGTCCCAGGAAAAGAAAGGCTTTGCTGAGTACAAGGTCAACAAAGACGGGACAAATGTGGCGATGTTGTCCATCAACGATACGATCAGCAATCCTTCTGCCGCTGAAAAGTTCCAGAGTAGCACCGAAAAGATTGGTGGATATCCGGCTGTGGATCAAGGCGCAAATGCCACGGCTCTGCTCGTCAATGGTCGCTATCAGGTGAAGGTGCAGTCTCGTGATGCATCGTTTACCCGCGATGATCGAGTAGCTTGGCTGCAAAAGTTTGACCTGAAAGGCTTAGCCGCCCTCGAACCCTCACCTAGCGCAGCCCTACCCAATAAAACCAAGCGATTTCCCCAACTTCAGAAGGCCGCCGATGCCAAAGCGAAGACTGCCCCGACTCTGACCCCTCAACCCGCTACGTAACCCTAGTGTTCGCGTTTCTAAAGTAACAAGTAGAGTGCGATCGCCCCTAGGTTGCACCTTGAGACAACGAGGCAAACCGGATGGGCGAATGCTAACGACATTAAGGAGTAGACTATGAGCAAACCAATCTTTGAATTGGTGGACGATTTGCCAAAGGGTGGACTGACCGTGATGGCGTTGAAATCGCTGGATGTGGTCATTCCTGGACAGTGGCAGAATTTAGTTGGATTTGACAATACAATTCGGGCGGTCACGGGCGAAACCGATGAACAGTTAATCCAGCAAATTGGTGAACGAGCCGTTGCCCTATTCAACGACAAGTCCCAAGGCTATCAACGGGCACTGTGGCTATACGAAACGGTCGATTCCGCATCGGGATTTTTAGGCACGGCAGCCCTAGGGAATCGCATCGGACAAGACACGTTTCTGGGCTTTTTGAAGCACCTGACCCCCAAGCCTGAAAAAGCTCAAAGCATCGATCTGAGCGTCAAACTCGTCACGGAATTGGTGGCCTTTTGCCAAATCAACGGTATCCCTGGTGATAGCATTGGCGACTTTCTAGCAGCTCTCAAAGACTACGGCGGCGAGTCCTTAATGCGAATGACAGCTCTGATTGCCTTTGATGGACTGGTTCCCCTCGGCGCAACCTTCACCGATAAAGCCCTGTCCGTTGTGAAGGGAACGAAGCCGTCAGAACTGAGCCAAAACCCAACTTTCAAAGGTGTGGAGGATCTGATTCCAGGCGACAATGACACGAAGAAACTTAACTTCATTACCGCTAGTCTGGAACAAACCAAGAGTTGGATCGATGACTTTGTGTCATCAAAGAACATGAGCCAAAGTTCCGTTGTGAAGGGCTTAGAGGGATTTGTTGAGTTTTCGGCAGATAAGCTGGACTACCTAGGCGCATTTCTGGATATGTCGGTGAAATACTATCGCCATACCGGAGTTCAAACCCTCGCCCGTCGGCTCATTGAACGGGCAGTTGCCGAAATTTAGCTGTGCCTCTACCGGGGGTATTCACGATGAAATGAGAATGCCCTATTAAGTTCAACGCCGCTTTTTCTGCCTGCAGGAAGAACGGCGTTGCTTTTTGGGGTATTGAGACAGACACCCGCGATCGTCTCCACCTAAACCGAGACGGTATTGAAGAAATCAAAATGTTCGATGGCTTCTAGAATCCCTAGGGCATGTCCTTGTTCAGCGTAATAAATGCGATCGGTGTCCACCAAATGGGATAGTTCTTCGTCATGACGGTTTGCCACAACGACTGCTAGGGTGTTGCCGCGCATCATGTCTTCATCCGCGCCTGAACCTCCTACCACCAGCGTTTTCTCTAACGGAATTCCCCAACGATCAGTCACATAGCGCAACGCTAATCCTTTCGAGGCTCGAATCGGCAGAATATCGAGATACTGTCCAAAGGATAAAATGACGTTCGTGGCTAGATCTTCCTGGTAGAGCAGGCTGATGATCTCTTCTACTGGAGGCGCAACGCCAGCATGGTAAAGATAGCTAATTTTGAATCGGCTCTGTTGCACCCTGGGCTGGAGTTGTAATCCCGGTAATCCGGCCATCACGCGCCGCACTTCATCGGGCGACCAGCGGCGATCGATGTGCTGTGCCCACCACCGATCCACGGTGAGATCGGGATTGTAGTAGATGGCGGTTCCGCCACTGGTAATGAGAACGTCCGGTTCGGGGATACGGTACTTGCGTAGGGCTTCTAATGCGGTGTCTAACCGCCGACCTGTGGCAATTCCAAAGGTCGTGGACTTGCGATTTTGCCGAAGAACTTCAATAAAGGCGGGCAAATCTTCGGGAGAACCCAGTAGATTCTGATCCAAATCCGTGAAAATGGCGCGATCGGAGTAGGGCATGGGGCGACGAATCAGCGAGATCCGCTCTACTCGCTCGGTCTTGTTCACCAGTGGACGAATCGTTTCCAGGTAGCTGGAGGCGTGCGCGTCCCAGGAGTAATGTTTACGCACGCCTACCCGTCCACTTTCGGCACACTGTTTCCATTTTTCGGGTTTTGTCAAAAGATGCAGCAGAGCGGCGGCAATGGTGTCGCTATCTAGCGGATCGATCAAAATACCATTGGCACAATTGCCAATAATATCGCGTGGCCCCCCATCCTCTGTGGCCACGATGGGGAGTCCGGTGGCGGCAGCTTCAATCAGTGTCAGGCCAAAGGGTTCGGTTAAGGCCGGATTGACAAATACACCACCGGATAAGGCGGCAAGGCGATAAATATCGGGGACTTCGTCGGATTTGTGATGTTTGGGATAGGCGACGCGACCGTAGAGATCGTAGCGATCGATCGCCACCAATATGCTGGTCAATACCTCCTGCGCGCCTTCCGATAGATCGCGAATATCCTCTCGGTTCCCGGCAATAATCACAAGGTTAGCGAGTTCCTGAAGCTGAGGCGATCCACCGTACGCGTCAATCAGTGCGCCAATATTCTTGCGGGCATCGGGTCGGGACAGGGCGAGAATGATTGGCTTATCGGGTTCCCGCAGAAAACGCCGAATTTCTTGACCAATGGGGGTTTGCCATTCGTGACCCTTGGGGGGATAGAACAGGGAGAGATCGGTTCCGGGCGGAATGACGCGCATCCGCTGGGGCTGGTAGCAGTCGTAAAATTCGTACTGTTCTTCAATTTCTTGGTGGGTGCTGGTGATCACGCGATCGGCACTGGTCAGCGTCAGTTCTTCGGCATCGATGCGGCGCAGCATGTTGTATTGCCGATCAATGTCATCAGTGGACAGTCCACTCGCCAGCAAGCGCCGCCGCTTTACCCGTCCGAGGGAATGCCCAGTGTGTACTAAGGGAACCCCCAAAATGTGGGCAAGGCGACTGCCTACGTAGCCTGCATCAGCGTAGTGACTGTGGATGAGGCTAGGAACGCGATCGCTCTCCCGGATAAAGGCCAGCATGTTATCTACAAAACTATCGAGGTGATCCCACAGAGCTTCTTTGGGGATGTATTCCTCTGGCGCTCCAGCGATAATCCGAACAATGCGAGCCTTATCGTCCAAAATCTCGATTTCCTTACCATACTCTGGATCCACGTCGGGGGCAGCCACTAGGCGAGTAAAGAGATCAACGGCTGCAACATCCGGTTGTTTCGCGAGGGCACGCGCCAGCTCTACAACATATTTGGTTTGGCCGCCCGTATCGGCATCGCGCCCCAGTTCCAGGTTTTTTCCTCGAATCAAACCATGCACGCTAATCAGAGCGATGTACATACCTTCAGGTTTCTGCTTTGGCATAATTCCCCACGTCAGCAGACTGTGTTGTCAGTATCTACTGCCTCACAGTACCATAGCTCCTCTCGGCTGTCGGGTATGGGAAACGCGAGATCTGCCTTACGATATAGATTCCCGCGTTTTATAAATCTTTCCAAAGTCAACTCTAGACCTCTGAGCGATCGCCCCATGTAAGCGTTAGGCGTTCTACCCATTAAACCGATGGGGTTTGGAGTGCTTGCGTCTGCAAATTCATCAATTCTCGAATGCCCGACTCCGCCAGATCCAGCATTTGGTTCATCTGAGCACGGGAAAAGCTGCCCGATTCTGCCGTTCCCTGGATTTCAATCAGTTCAAACCGATCGTTCATGACCACGTTGCAGTCCACTTCGGCGGCCACATCTTCGGGATAGTTCAAATCCAAAAAGGCCTCACCTTCTAGCAATCCAACGGAGACCGCTGCGACCTGACGCTGGAGGGGCGATCGCCCTAATTCCCCTTGTTCTATCAAAGCGTTGATCGCATCCACGAGGGCGATATAGCTTCCCGTAATGGCGGTGGTGCGGGTTCCGGCATCGGCTTGGAGCACGTCGGCATCAATGACGAGAGTGCGATCGCCCAAAGCGTTCATGTCTAAAACTGACCGCAGACTGCGCCCAATCAACCGCTGAATTTCCTGCGTCCGGCCTGAGAGTTTCATCAGTTCGCGGGCGTGGCGTTGGGGTGTTGCGGAGGGCAGCATCCGGTATTCTGCCGTAAGCCAACCCTGACCACTGCCGTCTAAAAATTTAGGCACACCCGGTTGAATGCTAACGGTACATAACACCTGGGTATGGCCGCAGTGAGCCAGTACTGATCCGGCAGCAAAGCGAGTAAAGTGTCGGTCAAACCGCACAGGGCGAAGCTGGTTTGCACTGCGACCGTCGGGACGTTGCCAGGGCATGATGGTTGAAACTCAAGCGTAAAATCCTCACCCAGAATACAGCAGATCTCCGGTGGATTTGCATCGGAATGGGTTGGATCAGGGGCGATCGCCCCGTTTGGATCGATACGTTACGTACTGTTGACTCACCCTCAGATATAGTGTTTCATTGGTGGTGTCTTCAGTTTTAGACTCCATATTTTGAATTGTTACCCATCTTCTAGACACCCCGCTAATCTCCCGTTTTGCTCAGATTTATAGGGGGCATCGTGAGTTTTTGCCTACGGTGAAGCCCCAAACTGACTAGTGCATCTGTATACTGCTAGTAGAGCATAGGAGTGGTGCAATGCGAGTCGTCTAGTGGAATGTTCTGCTGTTGTCCACATTTCCAGTGGTTGTGCTATGGTCTCCCAACTTGAATCCCCTACCCTCA belongs to Synechococcales cyanobacterium T60_A2020_003 and includes:
- a CDS encoding glycosyltransferase translates to MYIALISVHGLIRGKNLELGRDADTGGQTKYVVELARALAKQPDVAAVDLFTRLVAAPDVDPEYGKEIEILDDKARIVRIIAGAPEEYIPKEALWDHLDSFVDNMLAFIRESDRVPSLIHSHYADAGYVGSRLAHILGVPLVHTGHSLGRVKRRRLLASGLSTDDIDRQYNMLRRIDAEELTLTSADRVITSTHQEIEEQYEFYDCYQPQRMRVIPPGTDLSLFYPPKGHEWQTPIGQEIRRFLREPDKPIILALSRPDARKNIGALIDAYGGSPQLQELANLVIIAGNREDIRDLSEGAQEVLTSILVAIDRYDLYGRVAYPKHHKSDEVPDIYRLAALSGGVFVNPALTEPFGLTLIEAAATGLPIVATEDGGPRDIIGNCANGILIDPLDSDTIAAALLHLLTKPEKWKQCAESGRVGVRKHYSWDAHASSYLETIRPLVNKTERVERISLIRRPMPYSDRAIFTDLDQNLLGSPEDLPAFIEVLRQNRKSTTFGIATGRRLDTALEALRKYRIPEPDVLITSGGTAIYYNPDLTVDRWWAQHIDRRWSPDEVRRVMAGLPGLQLQPRVQQSRFKISYLYHAGVAPPVEEIISLLYQEDLATNVILSFGQYLDILPIRASKGLALRYVTDRWGIPLEKTLVVGGSGADEDMMRGNTLAVVVANRHDEELSHLVDTDRIYYAEQGHALGILEAIEHFDFFNTVSV
- the rph gene encoding ribonuclease PH, giving the protein MPWQRPDGRSANQLRPVRFDRHFTRFAAGSVLAHCGHTQVLCTVSIQPGVPKFLDGSGQGWLTAEYRMLPSATPQRHARELMKLSGRTQEIQRLIGRSLRSVLDMNALGDRTLVIDADVLQADAGTRTTAITGSYIALVDAINALIEQGELGRSPLQRQVAAVSVGLLEGEAFLDLNYPEDVAAEVDCNVVMNDRFELIEIQGTAESGSFSRAQMNQMLDLAESGIRELMNLQTQALQTPSV